The following are encoded together in the Mycobacteriales bacterium genome:
- a CDS encoding VOC family protein, with translation AHGQDGNETMTVIRIGPHTELNIFVIEGNTEPERQTPMWGRGRIDHVGLQAASPEAFATIRRRLIDKAASDGTVNDFGAVRSIFFRDPDGLEGEVLIAKASPR, from the coding sequence GCCCACGGGCAGGACGGGAACGAGACGATGACCGTCATCCGCATCGGCCCACACACCGAGCTGAACATCTTCGTGATCGAGGGCAACACCGAACCCGAGCGTCAAACCCCCATGTGGGGGCGGGGTCGCATTGATCACGTCGGCCTGCAGGCCGCCTCACCCGAGGCGTTCGCCACGATCCGGCGGCGGCTGATCGATAAGGCGGCCAGTGATGGCACCGTCAACGACTTCGGCGCGGTCCGCAGCATCTTCTTCCGCGACCCCGACGGACTCGAAGGAGAAGTGCTGATTGCGAAGGCCTCACCCCGATAG
- the serA gene encoding phosphoglycerate dehydrogenase, translating into MKVLLLENIHPVAAEAFRRAGFEVDVRSTSLSEDELVDELPGVSLLGIRSNTKVTPRALEAGKDLLAVGCFCIGTNQVDLVDAADRGVAVFNAPFSNTRSVVELVLGEIVALARRLPEKTQRMHEGIWDKSAKGSHEVRGRTLGIVGYGNVGTQLSNVAEAVGLRVIFYDTADRLAHGNARQVGSLDELLAEADVVSLHVDGRPGNAGLFGAEQFATMKPGAVFINASRGLVVDDAALRDNILSGHLSGAAIDVFPIEPKAQGDPFDSPLRGLDNVILTPHVGGSTQEAQEEIGHFVANKLLGFVTTGGTALSVNLPQVVLPQPAGAFRMGYLHRNVPGVLAGISRMLADTGVNVVGQSLSTRGEQGYVVTDTATVLTDATLAGLLQSPNTVWLRSWRP; encoded by the coding sequence GCTCGTCGATGAGCTGCCCGGAGTGTCGTTGCTGGGGATCCGTTCCAACACCAAGGTCACCCCGCGGGCGCTCGAGGCGGGGAAGGATCTGCTGGCGGTGGGGTGCTTCTGCATCGGGACCAACCAGGTGGATCTGGTTGACGCGGCCGATCGCGGTGTTGCGGTCTTCAACGCGCCGTTCTCCAACACCCGCAGCGTCGTCGAGCTGGTGCTGGGTGAGATCGTCGCGTTGGCTCGCCGGCTGCCGGAGAAGACCCAGCGGATGCACGAGGGGATCTGGGACAAGTCGGCGAAGGGCAGCCACGAGGTCCGCGGCCGGACGCTCGGCATCGTCGGCTACGGCAACGTCGGCACCCAGCTGTCCAACGTCGCGGAGGCGGTCGGGCTGCGGGTGATCTTCTACGACACCGCGGACCGGCTGGCCCACGGCAACGCCAGGCAGGTCGGCTCGCTGGACGAGCTACTGGCCGAGGCGGATGTGGTGAGCCTCCACGTCGACGGGCGGCCGGGCAACGCGGGGCTCTTCGGCGCGGAGCAGTTCGCCACGATGAAGCCGGGCGCGGTGTTCATCAACGCCTCCCGCGGCCTGGTCGTCGACGACGCCGCGTTGCGGGACAACATCCTCTCCGGGCATCTGTCCGGCGCCGCGATCGACGTCTTCCCGATCGAGCCGAAGGCGCAGGGCGACCCCTTCGACTCCCCGCTGCGGGGCCTCGACAACGTCATCCTCACCCCCCACGTCGGCGGCTCGACACAAGAGGCGCAGGAGGAGATCGGGCACTTCGTAGCCAACAAGCTGCTCGGCTTCGTCACGACGGGTGGCACCGCACTCTCGGTCAACCTGCCGCAGGTGGTCCTTCCGCAACCCGCGGGCGCATTTCGGATGGGCTACCTGCACCGGAACGTGCCCGGCGTGCTGGCCGGCATCAGTCGGATGCTCGCCGACACCGGGGTCAACGTGGTCGGACAGTCCCTGTCCACCCGAGGTGAACAGGGATACGTCGTCACTGACACCGCCACCGTGTTGACCGACGCCACGCTGGCCGGCCTGCTCCAGTCGCCGAACACCGTCTGGCTGCGGTCCTGGCGACCCTGA